A portion of the Lysinibacillus timonensis genome contains these proteins:
- a CDS encoding cation acetate symporter, producing the protein MSPIAIIMFVGIVGITLFITWWASKKTSTATDFYTAGGGLKGWQNGLAIGGDYLSAASFLGIAGSVALTGFDGFYFSLGYLVAYLVVLYIVAEPLRNLGKFTLADMITARFDKAKVRGTAALSSIVIVLFYMIAQLVGAGALIQLLFGLEYWLAVIIVGIMMTIYVLFGGMTATSWVQIIKAVLLMFGTIVISFLVLSKFNFNILTMFEHMSTATPAGEAYLNPGLKYSNGIDTISMLLALVLGTAGLPHILMRFFTVKDAKTARSSVIWATWIVGLFYVLTIFLGFGAAAFVGADVIVEANAAGNMAAPLLAQALGGDVLFSFVCAVAFATILAVVAGLVLSGASALSHDIYGQIIKKGKVSEKEQVVAARVGSLIISVVSILLALGAQTLNVAFLVSLAFCIAASANLPVIIYTIYWKRFNSNGAVTAMLTGLISALILVAVSPNVWSPVEGKAIFVGDPLVFLTNPAIISVPLGFLGGIIGTLLSKETDEAKYREVEVKAQTGISVQDVSH; encoded by the coding sequence ATGAGTCCAATAGCTATCATAATGTTCGTAGGAATCGTAGGTATAACATTATTTATTACTTGGTGGGCATCTAAGAAAACAAGTACTGCAACTGACTTCTATACTGCTGGCGGTGGTTTAAAAGGTTGGCAAAATGGACTAGCTATCGGTGGAGACTATTTATCTGCCGCTTCATTCTTAGGGATTGCTGGATCTGTTGCATTAACAGGGTTTGATGGTTTCTACTTCTCTCTTGGTTATTTAGTAGCTTATTTAGTGGTATTATACATTGTTGCTGAGCCATTACGTAACCTTGGTAAGTTTACATTAGCTGATATGATTACAGCTCGTTTTGATAAAGCAAAAGTACGTGGTACAGCTGCTTTAAGTTCTATCGTTATTGTTTTATTCTATATGATTGCACAACTTGTTGGTGCAGGTGCACTTATTCAATTATTATTCGGTCTTGAGTATTGGTTAGCTGTAATAATCGTAGGTATCATGATGACGATCTACGTATTATTCGGTGGTATGACAGCAACTTCTTGGGTGCAAATTATTAAAGCTGTTTTATTAATGTTTGGTACTATTGTTATCTCATTCTTAGTACTATCAAAATTCAATTTCAATATCCTAACAATGTTTGAACACATGTCTACAGCTACTCCTGCTGGAGAAGCATATTTAAATCCAGGTTTAAAATATTCAAATGGTATTGACACGATTTCAATGCTACTTGCATTAGTATTAGGTACAGCTGGTTTACCACACATCTTAATGCGTTTCTTCACAGTAAAAGATGCAAAAACAGCTCGTTCTTCTGTTATTTGGGCAACTTGGATCGTAGGTTTATTCTACGTATTAACAATTTTCTTAGGTTTTGGAGCTGCTGCATTTGTTGGTGCAGACGTTATTGTTGAAGCAAATGCTGCTGGTAATATGGCTGCCCCACTTCTTGCTCAAGCTTTAGGTGGAGACGTATTATTCTCGTTCGTATGTGCGGTTGCATTCGCTACAATCCTAGCAGTAGTTGCAGGGTTAGTGCTTTCAGGTGCTTCTGCATTGTCACATGATATTTATGGACAAATCATTAAAAAAGGTAAAGTATCTGAAAAAGAGCAAGTTGTTGCTGCTCGTGTAGGATCTTTAATTATCTCTGTCGTTTCAATTTTACTTGCTTTAGGTGCACAAACATTAAACGTTGCATTCTTAGTATCATTAGCATTCTGTATTGCGGCTTCTGCAAACTTACCAGTTATTATTTATACAATTTACTGGAAACGTTTCAATTCAAATGGTGCCGTAACAGCTATGTTAACAGGTTTAATTTCTGCTCTAATTCTAGTAGCAGTTTCTCCAAACGTTTGGAGTCCAGTAGAAGGTAAAGCAATCTTTGTTGGTGATCCATTAGTGTTCTTAACTAACCCAGCAATCATATCTGTACCGCTTGGATTCTTAGGTGGTATCATTGGTACTCTACTTTCTAAAGAAACTGATGAAGCTAAATACCGTGAAGTTGAAGTAAAAGCTCAAACTGGTATTTCAGTACAAGACGTTTCTCATTAA
- a CDS encoding DMT family transporter has translation MAINDRRKGIILVLIAAMFWGISGTVSQYLFQSLHISTEWLTTVRLLSAGFLLIMIAYKKEGNRIFDVWRQKAVIFGIVIFGIFGMIGAQYTYLAAITYSNAATATVLQYLGPVLVTSYYILIAKRLPTMKEIIAIFFALLGTFLLVTHGKIESLSISMEGFIWGILSAFGLAIYTIQPIQLLKRWGALIVVGWGMIVGGIAFSFIHPPWMFDGEWYFTTNFAFLFVVVCGTVIAFYSYLESIKYLSAAETSLLACAEPLSAAITTVIFLGVSFGWLDWIGTLCILTTIFILSKKKEVSESS, from the coding sequence ATGGCTATAAATGATCGTAGGAAAGGCATTATATTAGTTTTAATAGCGGCTATGTTTTGGGGAATTTCGGGAACCGTATCCCAATATTTATTTCAATCATTACATATAAGTACAGAATGGTTAACAACAGTTCGATTATTATCTGCAGGATTTCTTCTTATAATGATTGCATATAAAAAGGAAGGTAATCGTATTTTTGATGTTTGGAGACAAAAGGCAGTTATTTTTGGAATTGTTATATTCGGTATTTTTGGTATGATTGGTGCTCAATATACATATTTAGCTGCTATAACTTATTCAAACGCTGCAACAGCTACAGTATTGCAATATCTTGGTCCAGTTTTAGTAACGAGTTATTATATTTTAATTGCAAAGCGTTTACCTACAATGAAAGAAATAATAGCAATATTCTTTGCATTGCTTGGAACATTTTTATTGGTTACACATGGAAAAATTGAAAGTCTATCGATTTCAATGGAAGGATTTATATGGGGGATTCTCTCAGCATTTGGTCTTGCTATTTATACAATCCAACCAATTCAATTGTTAAAAAGATGGGGAGCACTCATTGTAGTTGGATGGGGAATGATTGTAGGGGGAATCGCTTTTAGCTTTATACACCCACCTTGGATGTTTGATGGGGAATGGTATTTCACTACAAATTTCGCATTTTTGTTTGTCGTTGTATGTGGTACTGTCATTGCATTCTATAGTTACTTAGAAAGTATTAAATACTTGTCTGCTGCTGAGACTAGTTTGTTAGCCTGTGCAGAGCCACTATCTGCGGCAATCACAACGGTTATCTTTTTAGGTGTATCGTTTGGGTGGCTTGATTGGATAGGTACTTTATGTATACTAACTACAATTTTTATTTTATCGAAAAAGAAAGAAGTATCGGAATCATCATAA
- a CDS encoding DUF485 domain-containing protein, protein MANNQKSIDYDKIAAMPSFKKLTKKKNKFLWTVTAIFFVAYMLLPILTSYTNILHQKAIGEITWVWIYSAGLFIMTWGLAHFYVSRANRFDTDAQDVIDEYEGGASK, encoded by the coding sequence ATGGCAAACAATCAAAAATCGATTGATTATGACAAGATTGCTGCTATGCCATCGTTTAAGAAGTTAACGAAAAAGAAAAATAAATTTCTTTGGACTGTAACGGCTATTTTCTTTGTAGCTTATATGCTGTTACCAATACTAACTTCTTACACAAACATCTTACATCAAAAAGCAATTGGTGAGATTACATGGGTATGGATCTATTCTGCTGGATTATTCATCATGACATGGGGTCTTGCACATTTCTATGTATCTCGAGCTAACCGCTTTGATACTGATGCACAAGATGTTATTGACGAGTACGAAGGAGGTGCTAGCAAATGA